A portion of the Macaca thibetana thibetana isolate TM-01 chromosome 9, ASM2454274v1, whole genome shotgun sequence genome contains these proteins:
- the LOC126962725 gene encoding LOW QUALITY PROTEIN: putative uncharacterized protein encoded by MIR1915-HG (The sequence of the model RefSeq protein was modified relative to this genomic sequence to represent the inferred CDS: inserted 3 bases in 2 codons), protein MQGSAGGRLHRGLPRGPGLGTPGGAARCHCLSHVSHLSALFPSPPFPYSRIPVPSLPSATPPSEYETKLNALVTVLKKIQSREPSGWRTAERRRGWRCRGVPTPSGDRGPGAARPAARGGAGETTGQQRPLQVPGVSTAAAPTLLLRWHHRVPSPRARLSWSAARSPGSIAACXPSSSGPDRLERPECANPCCYLLDPLTLPXLQDFVRGCPDSDFDRRD, encoded by the exons ATGCAGGGTTCGGCCGGGGGGCGGCTGCACCGGGGCCTGCCTCGTGGACCTGGACTCGGGACTCCGGGCGGCGCTGCCCGGTGCCATTGCCTCAGCCACGTCTCCCACCTCTCTGCTCTGTTTCCCTCCCCACCTTTCCCTTACTCCCGCATCCCTGTCCCCTCGCTTCCCTCCGCGACGCCTCCATCCGAGTATGAAACGAAGCTGAACGCATTGGTAACTGTGCTCAAGAAGATACAATCGCGGGAGCCCTCAGGGTGGCGCACGGCGGAGAGGCGACGCGGGTGGCGCTGCAGAGG AGTCCCCACCCCCTCCGGGGACCGGGGCCCCGGAGCTGCCAGGCCCGCTGCACGCGGCGGCGCGGGAGAAACCACGGGACAGCAGCGCCCCCTGCAGGTACCGGGCGTCTCCACAGCCGCTGCGCCGACCCTACTCTTAAGGTGGCACCACCGGGTTCCCAGCCCGCGTGCGCGGCTCTCGTGGTCCGCAGCCCGCAGCCCTGGCTCCATCGCTGCAT TTCCCTCGAGCAGTGGGCCTGACCGTCTGGAACGGCCGGAGTGTGCTAATCCCTGCTGCTATCTGCTTGATCCCTTGACCCTACC CCTGCAGGACTTCGTCCGCGGATGCCCAGATAGCGATTTCGACAGGCGAGATTGA